The Verrucomicrobiota bacterium genomic sequence CTTAAGCTGGCAGGTCTGCAGGAAGCGCCGCACCAGGTGGCGGTGTTTTGTGATGAGGCGACTGATCAGGGGGGTGGTTTGGGCCGGCGCACGATGCCTGAGATGCTTCGTTACTCGGCCGTACTGGCCGTCCACACTTTATGGCTGGCGGCCCGTGCGGAAGGGATCGGGATTGGTTGGGTATCGATCCTGGACCCCGCCTGCGTGCATGAGGCCCTGCAAGTACCTGCCCCGTGGTCATTGGTGGCATACCTCTGCGTGGGATACGCTGTTGCCGAAGACGATGTGCCGGAACTCGAGCGGGCCGGTTGGGAGCGCCGCTGCCCCCTGAAACAGTTCATCCTGCAACGCTGATCGGCCATCGCAATTACCCGATCCGGCCGGCGATCCCTCCATGGTACCTCCTCCGATACGGTTCTTTGTGGCAGCCGCTACTCCTTCGGCCGGTACCGCTACCGGGCGTGAGATGAGCCGTTCGAACCGGTGGCGTTTTGGCCGACGGCTACAGGGCCATAATCGCGTGGGCGAAGGCTTTAAGGGCCTGTTGCAGGCGCAAGGACAGCCCCGCTTGCGCCACGATGGCCGGCGCATTGACGTCGGCACCCGACAACGGTAGCGTGATGCAGGCTGGCTCAACCAACCGGGCGCCCATGACGCTCAACGTTTCCCGAAGCTGGGCCGGCGCATGGTGCGCGTGCGCCGACGCGCTGATCAAGGCAACAGGCTTGCCGGGAAACTCCACACTGGCCACCAACCAGTCCAGGGCGTTTTTCAGGGTGCCGGGAACGCCGTGCGCGTATTCGGGCGAGCAAATCAGCAGACCGTCGCTCCCGCCGATCTGATCGCGAAGCGCTCGAACCGATGGTGGGGGCTCGGCATGATCCAGGTCAGGATTGAAGTGGGGCAAACCACCCAAGCCTTCGTAGAGCACGAGTTCCATGTTTGCGGGTGCGAGCTGCTGGGCGGCGTTCAATACGGCCGTGTTGGAGGAGGCAGCCCTCAAACTGCCCGAGATAGCCAGGATGCGCATTCATTAGCTTACACCCGGGCGTGGGGTCCGTTGATGCATCCGATCGCCTCCCGGATGGTTGGTGGCAGGTCTGGTACCGGCATTCCCGACGGTAACGTTCGCCGGGCATCATCGTGGAGGCCGCCGTG encodes the following:
- the bluB gene encoding 5,6-dimethylbenzimidazole synthase; protein product: MPTASFSGEFRTELRRLLAWRRDVRHFRPEPLPAGTLERLLELACLAPSVGLSQPWRFVLVEDAGRRQRVLDSFLICNREALKACPTDRAGRYARLKLAGLQEAPHQVAVFCDEATDQGGGLGRRTMPEMLRYSAVLAVHTLWLAARAEGIGIGWVSILDPACVHEALQVPAPWSLVAYLCVGYAVAEDDVPELERAGWERRCPLKQFILQR
- a CDS encoding NAD(P)H-dependent oxidoreductase, encoding MRILAISGSLRAASSNTAVLNAAQQLAPANMELVLYEGLGGLPHFNPDLDHAEPPPSVRALRDQIGGSDGLLICSPEYAHGVPGTLKNALDWLVASVEFPGKPVALISASAHAHHAPAQLRETLSVMGARLVEPACITLPLSGADVNAPAIVAQAGLSLRLQQALKAFAHAIMAL